A section of the Lathamus discolor isolate bLatDis1 chromosome 6, bLatDis1.hap1, whole genome shotgun sequence genome encodes:
- the SMIM10L3 gene encoding salivary gland specific protein SAGSIN1, whose protein sequence is MRSWAGRQRVWPCAAGTHGNTSPGSAPLATPSAGRGQGAAGPGRRGRGRGYMAAVLSALAARLSQSAAARSYGVFCKGLTRTLLIFFDLAWKLRINFPYLYIVASMMLNVRLQVHIEIH, encoded by the exons ATGCGCAGCTGGGCGGGGCGTCAGCGCGTCTGGCCCTGTGCGGCGGGTACGCACGGCAACACGTCACCGGGCTCCGCCCCACTAGCGACACCCAGCGCCGGGCGCGGGCAGGGGGCCGCGGGGCCCGGGCGGCGCGGCCGCGGGAGGGGGTATATGGCGGCGGTTTTGTCCGCCCTGGCTGCAAGGCTCTCCCAGTCGGCCGCGGCCCGGTCCTACGGGGTGTTCTGCAAGGGGCTGACCAGGACCCTGCTCATCTTCTTCGATCTGGCCTGGAAGCTCCGCATCAACTTCCCCTACCTCTACATCGTCGCCTCCATGATGCTCAACGTGCGGCTGCAG gtCCATATTGAGATCCATTGA